Proteins co-encoded in one Oreochromis aureus strain Israel breed Guangdong linkage group 3, ZZ_aureus, whole genome shotgun sequence genomic window:
- the LOC120434540 gene encoding uncharacterized protein LOC120434540, which translates to MWTGCARSHACTPDVLAVSVDGNRKLYRFQSNASTSEQGNFEGVFIEKDEDVAEFVKYIQRHTNHVPGKGLCGSSSWTAAKESSKKSTGKLDEEGMEIAVCRHGVLLAALNMFRGEIFAYPLFLQRKLAANVPGHITFLCSDVACKYFPYLTKVAQQCPELRNLLSMRPFLSVMHAKAHTWKCEIKWGGAFQDGAGSTVGEEVEQVNSFLSRAAITTKYMSKAGRTDMLTLLALGWNKRKVEQLGRTLSQRYLKIIRILREQVESLNATKNELGVDDDTLQQWVADVQKWAEETDQTDGSLGTLQARIEELVVIIRVRTQSLYRQNASLVGMSEDAQKGLHSLVLKKQSELKAEMLKVKDMYKRILSHQPLLEMDSEEEEDIPDDATESDLSTSDED; encoded by the exons ATGTGGACAGGATGTGCAAGGAGCCATGCCTGCACTCCAGACGTGCTTGCCGTCTCAGTTGATGGAAACCGTAAGCTTTATCGCTTTCAATCTAATGCAAG CACTTCAGAGCAGGGGAACTTTGAAGGTGTCTTCATTGAAAAAGATGAGGACGTTGCTGAGTTTGTGAAATACATCCAGAGACACACAAATCAT GTCCCGGGGAAAGGGTTGTGCGGATCTTCATCTTGGACTGCAGCAAAGGAGTCGTCCAAAAAGTCCACTGGGAAGTTGGATGAAGAGGGCATGGAAATAGCTGTTTGTCGCCACGGAGTCCTCTTAGCTGCATTGAACATGTTTCGAGGGGAGATCTTTGCTTACCCCCTTTTTCTCCAGAGGAAGTTGGCAGCTAACGTCCCAGGACATATTACGTTCCTTTGCTCCGATGTGGCCTGTAAATATTTCCCATATTTAACCAAGGTGGCTCAGCAGTGCCCTGAGCTGAGGAACCTCTTGTCAATGCGTCCTTTTCTCTCCGTCATGCATGCAAAGGCTCACACTTGGAAATGCGAG ATCAAATGGGGAGGTGCGTTTCAGGATGGGGCCGGTTCAACAGTTGGAGAAGAGGTGGAACAAGTAAACAGTTTCCTGTCTAGGGCGGCCATCACAACGAAGTACATGTCTAAAGCAG GGCGAACAGACATGCTGACCCTCCTGGCTTTGGGTTGGAACAAAAGGAAAGTGGAACAACTGGGCCGCACTTTGAGCCAGAGATACCtcaag ATCATAAGGATCCTTAGAGAACAAGTGGAGAGCCTGAATGCGACCAAAAATGAGCTGGGTGTGGATGACGACACACTGCAGCAATGGGTGGCTGATGTGCAGAAATGGGCTGAAG AAACTGATCAAACTGATGGCAGCCTTGGAACGTTGCAGGCACGAATAGAGGAGCTTGTCGTCATCATCAGAGTGCGAACACAAAGTCTTTACAGACAAAATG cCTCCCTTGTTGGCATGTCGGAGGATGCACAGAAGGGACTCCATAGcctggttttaaaaaaacaaagtgaactGAAAGCTGAAATGTTAAAAGTAAAGGACATGTACAAGAGAATCCTCAGCCACCAACCACTCCTGGAAATGGActcggaggaggaggaagacattCCAGATGATGCCACTGAGAGTGATTTGAGCACTTCTGATGAAGACTGA